A genomic segment from Tachysurus fulvidraco isolate hzauxx_2018 chromosome 21, HZAU_PFXX_2.0, whole genome shotgun sequence encodes:
- the sumf2 gene encoding inactive C-alpha-formylglycine-generating enzyme 2 isoform X1, translating into MFTFILLWSYIVLCVTADESMVMVPGGNLKIGTNAADGRDGESPERAVKVESFKMDKYPVTNSDFREFVKLQKYQTEAQKFGWSFVFQDFVSEELKSKITQRIESAPWWLPVEKAFWRQPNGPNSTIKQRLDSPVVQVSWNDAQAYCKWKKKRLPTEEEWEIAARGGLDGRTYPWGNKFLQNRTNLWQGSFPEGDTAEDGYHGVAPVTAFPPQNNYGLYDMLGNVWEWTSTPFTSPQVMYVLRGASWIDTVDGSANHKARVTTRFICRMGNTPDSASDNLGFRCASDFKTKKQSKSKGKTEL; encoded by the exons ATGTTTACATTCATACTATTATGGagttacattgtgttgtgtgtaacag CTGATGAGAGTATGGTGATGGTTCCTGGTGGGAACCTGAAAATAGGAACAAACGCTGCTGATGGCCGCGATGGAGAATCCCCTGAAAGAGCTGTGAAAGTCGAGAGCTTCAAGATGGACAAATATCCTGTAACTAACTCTGATTTTAG ggAATTTGTTAAATTGCAAAAATATCAAACAGAGGCTCAAAAATTTGGATGGAGTTTTGTGTTCCAGGATTTTGTCTCTGAGGAGCTGAAAAGCAAAATCACTCAGAGGATTGAG TCTGCACCCTGGTGGCTGCCAGTTGAGAAAGCATTTTGGAGACAG CCAAATGGACCAAATTCTACCATCAAACAGCGTCTAGACTCTCCGGTGGTGCAAGTGAGCTGGAATGATGCTCAGGCTTACTGTaagtggaagaagaagaggctGCCCACCGAAGAGGAGTGGGAAATAGCTGCACGTGGAGGGCTAGATG GAAGAACGTACCCCTGGGGCAACAAGTTTCTCCAGAATCGCACCAATTTGTGGCAG ggGTCTTTCCCAGAAGGAGACACAGCTGAAGATGGTTATCATGGTGTAGCTCCAGTAACTGCATTTCCTCCACAAAATAATTATG GATTGTATGATATGTTGGGGAATGTATGGGAGTGGACGTCTACACCTTTTACGTCTCCTCAGGTCATGTACGTCCTGCGTGGGGCGTCATGGATCGACACGGTCGATGGCTCAGCCAATCACAAGGCGCGGGTCACAACCCG CTTTATCTGTAGAATGGGAAACACACCAGATTCAGCGTCAGACAACTTGGGCTTTCGTTGTGCGTCGGACTTCAAGACtaaaaaacaaagcaagagCAAAGGAAAAACAGAGTTGTGA
- the sumf2 gene encoding inactive C-alpha-formylglycine-generating enzyme 2 isoform X2 has translation MFTFILLWSYIVLCVTADESMVMVPGGNLKIGTNAADGRDGESPERAVKVESFKMDKYPVTNSDFREFVKLQKYQTEAQKFGWSFVFQDFVSEELKSKITQRIESAPWWLPVEKAFWRQPNGPNSTIKQRLDSPVVQVSWNDAQAYCKWKKKRLPTEEEWEIAARGGLDGRTYPWGNKFLQNRTNLWQGSFPEGDTAEDGYHGVAPVTAFPPQNNYGLYDMLGNVWEWTSTPFTSPQVMYVLRGASWIDTVDGSANHKARVTTRMGNTPDSASDNLGFRCASDFKTKKQSKSKGKTEL, from the exons ATGTTTACATTCATACTATTATGGagttacattgtgttgtgtgtaacag CTGATGAGAGTATGGTGATGGTTCCTGGTGGGAACCTGAAAATAGGAACAAACGCTGCTGATGGCCGCGATGGAGAATCCCCTGAAAGAGCTGTGAAAGTCGAGAGCTTCAAGATGGACAAATATCCTGTAACTAACTCTGATTTTAG ggAATTTGTTAAATTGCAAAAATATCAAACAGAGGCTCAAAAATTTGGATGGAGTTTTGTGTTCCAGGATTTTGTCTCTGAGGAGCTGAAAAGCAAAATCACTCAGAGGATTGAG TCTGCACCCTGGTGGCTGCCAGTTGAGAAAGCATTTTGGAGACAG CCAAATGGACCAAATTCTACCATCAAACAGCGTCTAGACTCTCCGGTGGTGCAAGTGAGCTGGAATGATGCTCAGGCTTACTGTaagtggaagaagaagaggctGCCCACCGAAGAGGAGTGGGAAATAGCTGCACGTGGAGGGCTAGATG GAAGAACGTACCCCTGGGGCAACAAGTTTCTCCAGAATCGCACCAATTTGTGGCAG ggGTCTTTCCCAGAAGGAGACACAGCTGAAGATGGTTATCATGGTGTAGCTCCAGTAACTGCATTTCCTCCACAAAATAATTATG GATTGTATGATATGTTGGGGAATGTATGGGAGTGGACGTCTACACCTTTTACGTCTCCTCAGGTCATGTACGTCCTGCGTGGGGCGTCATGGATCGACACGGTCGATGGCTCAGCCAATCACAAGGCGCGGGTCACAACCCG AATGGGAAACACACCAGATTCAGCGTCAGACAACTTGGGCTTTCGTTGTGCGTCGGACTTCAAGACtaaaaaacaaagcaagagCAAAGGAAAAACAGAGTTGTGA
- the tmem179bb gene encoding transmembrane protein 179B has product MMGVPWLLALELVLYAGSFMCGVITVASVTITQGHFAGQCILYGSICFNISDQSLTIESSSSPSVCYFVSSISMCVAIYCFSLILYWIYASVVNDYVSVRRSVWLSVSLWMCGLLLLFLLMSGCILKIGRDNLCLSVLHNNSSFSSCKDAQNMTWSNPYIGSEFYVQLYSAEKSVWVSFFFWLLVVAVVVVQRRQALNEEGQWSCDETEPFLHRRAQVL; this is encoded by the exons ATGATGGGGGTGCCATGGTTGCTAGCACTGGAACTTGTCCTATATGCTGGATCGTTCATGTGTGGAGTGATAACAGTTGCCTCGGTCACCATCACACAG ggTCACTTTGCAGGACAGTGCATCCTCTATGGGAGTATCTGCTTCAACATATCTGACCAATCTTTGACAATTGAAAGCTCCAGTTCTCCCTCAGTCTGCTATTTTGTGTCATCCATCTCCATGTGTGTGGCCATTTATTGTTTTTCCCTAATCCTCTACTGGATCTATGCAAGCGTTGTCAACGATTA tgtgtctgtcaggAGAAGTGTGTGgctcagtgtgtctctgtggatGTGTGGACTCCTCCTACTTTTTCTCTTGATGTCAGGGTGTATTTTGAAGATTGGTAGAGACAacctgtgtctctctgtccttcacaACAACTCCTCCTTCAGCAG TTGTAAGGACGCACAGAATATGACATGGTCGAATCCCTATATAGGAAGTGAATTTTACGTACAACTGTACAGTGCTGAG AAATCCGTGTGGGTGAGTTTCTTCTTCTGGCTGTTAGTTGTGGCAGTTGTGGTGGTGCAGAGACGGCAGGCCCTTAATGAAGAGGGCCAATGGAGCTGTGATGAAACCGAGCCTTTCCTCCACCGCCGGGCTCAAGTTCTGTGA
- the LOC113649595 gene encoding transmembrane protein 151B, protein MQGVTVTGEAPTLNGGGREEQRPLKQSLSGSLCRESHWKCLLLTLLMYGCFGTLGWCSLYRITVMASDDQGPTYYYGDRARLYHDSPCSNGYVYIPVAFLAMLYVVYLVECWHCYSKTANLSKVEISQVYDRIQRLQQATPCIWWKAISYHYVRRTRQVTRYRNGDAYTTTQVYHERVNTHTASSEFDYTRHGVKDVSKELQGLLDHPVTRLRFTKCFSFASARAETAYLTQRARFFGDNEGLDDYMEAREGMHLKNVDFREHMLAFPDPARPPWYTRRCVYWLASALLLSWPLRVVVEYRTAYVHYHVEKLFGENEDANENENRDNYQTGFEHGTGGPTLHVISRVNTVDITELEWHIRCNQQIVPSYSEALLMDLDMNPNTPLSVAMAAQMRRNSSYFLQSCPRCRRTTSSSSLPSWVRGNIVVGANSFPIRAGGRLALSRSGFSLGRLHTTRNRHTCLFHSRSLGGGLAVRGEEGSGFLGLGFRGSDEETRGVLEGEDEENSEVEERRVRQGDDIENGEARGEERDRPPAYQDALYFPVLIIHGEESCHGGRDIDTG, encoded by the exons ATGCAGGGGGTAACAGTGACTGGAGAGGCACCCACACTGAACGGGGGTGGACGGGAAGAG CAGCGTCCTCTCAAGCAGTCCCTTAGTGGCTCTCTGTGCCGGGAGTCTCATTGGAAGTGCTTGTTACTGACCCTGCTCATGTACGGCTGCTTTGGCACGCTAGGCTGGTGCTCTCTCTATCGCATCACAGTCATGGCTTCTGACGACCAAGGTCCTACCTACTACTATGGTGACCGAGCCCGGCTCTACCACGATAGTCCCTGCTCCAACGGATATGTCTACATCCCTGTGGCTTTCCTAGCCATGCTTTATGTTGTCTACCTAGTGGAGTGCTGGCATTGCTActccaaaacagccaacctgtcCAAAGTAGAAATCAGTCAGGTGTATGACAGGATCCAGCGTCTGCAGCAGGCCACACCATGCATCTGGTGGAAGGCCATTAGTTATCATTATGTACGACGGACCAGGCAAGTGACACGCTACCGCAATGGTGATGCCTACACCACCACACAGGTATACCACGAACGggtcaacacacacaccgccaGCTCTGAGTTTGACTACACACGGCATGGTGTCAAGGATGTGTCCAAAGAGCTGCAGGGATTATTAGATCACCCTGTTACCCGGCTGCGCTTCACTAAGTGCTTCAGTTTTGCCAGTGCACGTGCGGAGACCGCTTATCTTACACAGCGTGCCCGATTCTTTGGCGATAATGAAGGTCTGGATGACTACATGGAAGCACGTGAGGGAATGCACTTGAAGAATGTAGACTTTAGGGAGCACATGCTGGCATTTCCAGATCCTGCTAGGCCGCCTTGGTATACACGTCGCTGCGTCTACTGGCTGGCGTCTGCTCTGCTGCTGTCTTGGCCACTCCGTGTGGTGGTTGAGTACCGCACAGCCTATGTCCACTATCATGTTGAAAAGCTGTTTGGTGAGAATGAGGatgccaatgaaaatgaaaatagagACAACTACCAGACAGGCTTCGAACATGGCACTGGAGGTCCCACTTTACATGTCATATCACGGGTAAACACAGTGGACATAACAGAACTGGAGTGGCACATTCGCTGCAACCAGCAAATAGTGCCCAGCTACTCAGAGGCCTTGTTAATGGATCTGGACATGAACCCAAACACACCATTATCTGTTGCAATGGCGGCCCAAATGAGACGCAACTCAAGCTACTTTCTCCAGAGCTGTCCTCGCTGCCGGAGGACAACAAGCAGCTCATCTCTGCCTTCCTGGGTCAGAGGGAACATAGTTGTAGGGGCAAACTCCTTTCCCATCAGAGCAGGAGGAAGGTTGGCACTGAGTCGCAGCGGCTTTTCCCTGGGACGTTTGCACACCACACGAAACCGACATACCTGCCTGTTTCATTCAAGGAGTCTCGGAGGAGGATTGGCAGTACGAGGGGAAGAGGGAAGTGGCTTTTTAGGTTTGGGGTTCCGTGGGTCAGATGAGGAGACAAGGGGTGTTCTAGAGGGGGAGGATGAGGAGAACAGTGAGGTGGAGGAACGACGGGTGAGGCAGGGAGATGACATAGAAAATGGTGAGgccagaggagaggagagagacaggccACCAGCCTATCAAGATGCTCTGTACTTTCCTGTTTTAATCATTCACGGAGAAGAGAGCTGTCATGGTGGGCGGGATATTGACACAGGATAA
- the ovol1b gene encoding putative transcription factor Ovo-like 1, protein MPRVFLVKKTSTTSGKRNWNEVPDCVRGDIYTPVWLFTRHGHDECAHSPAELPVCPSTPQSKTTHTHNQSHSSTAQLSCSAMQESSSHRPPFICSKNKIPEMENETLNVSQPTPDCFSCSVCHKTFSLARVMKRHLRTHSDFKKYSCEYCGKGFNDTFDLKRHVRTHTGVRPFKCTVCEKAFTQRCSLESHLKKVHGVVQQYAYKERRDKLYVCEECGLTAETQDSLHSHIQVKHPNSRLAKAKSKGRKRKAQNRGGSVSPCSPHSQSDADAGV, encoded by the exons atgcCGCGAGTGTTTCTGGTTAAAAAGACGAGCACCACTTCCGGGAAAAGAAACTGGAATGAAGTACCTGACTGTGTGCGCGGGGACATCTACACACCAG TGTGGCTCTTCACTCGTCATGGCCATGATGAGTGTGCACACAGCCCTGCTGAGCTGCCCGTCTGTCCCTCTACCCCACAAAgcaagaccacacacacacacaatcaatctCACAGCTCGACTGCCCAGCTGTCCTGCTCTGCCATGCAGGAGTCGAGCTCACACAGGCCTCCTTTCATCTGCTCAAAAAATAAG ATTCCTGAGATGGAAAATGAAACATTGAATGTCTCACAACCCACACCAGATTGTTTTTCCTGCTCAGTATGCCATAAGACTTTCAGTCTAGCTCGAGTGATGAAACGTCATTTAAGGACTCATAGTGATTTTAAGAAGTACTCATGCGAATACTGTGGGAAAGGCTTCAACGACACTTTTGACCTTAAGAGGCACGTGCGCACCCATACAG GAGTGCGGCCCTTtaagtgtactgtgtgtgagaaggCCTTCACTCAGCGCTGCTCTCTGGAGTCTCACCTAAAAAAGGTTCATGGTGTTGTCCAACAGTATGCCTACAAGGAACGTAGGGAcaagctgtatgtgtgtgaagagtgtggCCTGACTGCTGAGACACAGGACAGCCTGCACAGTCACATCCAAGTCAAACATCCCAACAGCAGGCTTGCCAAAGCCAAATCCAAAGGCAGGAAAAGGAAGGCACAAAACCGTGGAGGAAGTGTGTCTCCGTGTTCTCCTCACTCGCAAAGTGATGCTGATGCTGGGGTTTGA
- the tmem223 gene encoding transmembrane protein 223, whose translation MAYQCVLFTARAFFIAPHRVTCIQHLRTVLPLSRRSDGNPTVWKRFKRVSLTCQELHYVPLLHSQPVRTSHSAVVRDVVLFDHDRTRFFRLLALFCGGQVLFWTYLAYFAFTGLRDTRKSSKEPQSVRTDLGLFSFDMNLGSNTWRFGFTLGCLIIGGGIVGLGVLFSRRSVSRVVLHKGGGKVTVCTQSPLGVSKAWHLTVPLNQVACHAHRQESPSFIPLKVKNHRFYFLLDKEGNLNNPKLFDVTVGAYRPL comes from the exons ATGGCgtatcagtgtgtattattTACAGCTCGGGCTTTCTTCATTGCACCCCATCGGGTGACCTGTATACAGCATTTACGCACTGTTCTGCCTCTGTCCAGACGGTCTGATGGAAATCCCACGGTCTGGAAACGTTTTAAACGCGTGTCACTGACATGTCAAGAGCTACATTATGTACCGTTACTCCACAGTCAGCCAGTGCGCACTTCCCATTCCGCCGTGGTGAGGGATGTGGTGCTGTTCGACCATGACAGGACGCGCTTCTTCAGGCTCCTGGCTCTGTTTTGTGGAGGTCAGGTCCTCTTTTGGACCTATTTGGCCTATTTTGCGTTCACGGGACTTCGAGACACGCGAAAGAGTAGCAAAGAGCCTCAAAGCGTCAGGACGGATTTGGGGCTTTTTAGCTTTGACATGAACCTTGGATCAAATACCTGGAGATTTGGATTCACACTTGGTTGTCTTATTATAG GAGGAGGAATTGTTGGACTGGGCGTATTGTTCAGCCGTCGCTCTGTCAGTCGTGTGGTTCTGCATAAGGGAGGTGGAAAAGTGACTGTGTGTACTCAGTCGCCCCTAGGTGTGAGCAAAGCCTGGCATCTAACTGTACCTTTGAATCAAGTGGCTTGTCATGCGCACAGGCAGGAATCACCGTCCTTCATCCCTCTCAAAGTAAAAAATCACAGGTTCTACTTCCTTTTAGACAAGGAAGGGAACCTGAACAATCCAAAGCTGTTTGATGTCACTGTTGGGGCCTACAGACCCTTATAG
- the fosl1b gene encoding protein c-Fos, producing the protein MYQGHGSVGFSYGLYTDMAYRLDLNTSTQMHHQKKITDTATSCPTIDSVTSRPDDEWLLESSLVSEAECAWDPMASFLPSSLPNCPCLLSQCFSSELLLSGTRDRSQDPEQEPSNQRTSVEECERRRARRERNRIAAARCRDRRRMLTDTLQNETEQLERVKAQLEAEIAGLEREKERLELVLEAHKPACKMDGSNPE; encoded by the exons ATGTATCAGGGCCACGGGAGTGTAGGTTTCAGTTACGGACTTTATACCGACATGGCATACAGACTGGACCTGAACACCAGCACCCAAATGCACCACCAGAAG AAAATCACAGATACAGCCACATCTTGCCCCACTATTGACTCTGTCACCTCCAGGCCGGATGATGAGTGGCTTCTGGAGTCGTCTCTAGTCTCAGAAGCAGAATGCGCTTGGGACCCCATGGCCTCGTTTTTGCCCTCTTCACTACCAAACTGTCCATGTCTCCTGTCACAGTGTTTTAGTTCAGAGCTGCTCCTTTCTGGGACACGAGACAGATCTCAGGATCCAGAACAAGAACCCAGCAATCAACGT ACATCCGTCGAGGAGTGTGAGAGGAGGCGAGCCCGCAGGGAAAGGAACAGAATAGCAGCGGCTAGATGTCGGGATCGTCGACGCATGCTTACGGACACGTTACAAAAC GAAACTGAGCAGTTGGAACGTGTGAAGGCTCAGCTGGAGGCAGAGATTGCTGGGctggagagggagaaagaaaggcTGGAGTTAGTTCTGGAGGCCCATAAGCCTGCCTGTAAGATGGATGGCTCTAATCCCGAATAA